The genomic segment ATACGAGCCCGAAGCCCAGACGCATTGAGCGCCGCAGCGTTCAAGCTACGGAGCGGCGCTCGCCGCACGGGCGTCGGCCGGCGCGCACGCGGGCGGGTACAATTCGCGTGTGGCCGCTCGCGAACCCATAATGGTAGGAGACCCCACCGTGCGTCCGTTCCTTTTCGCACCGCTCGTCTTCGTCGCATTCGTGGCCCCGGTGCGGGCCGATGAGCCGCCGGCGTGGGTCGCGCCGATGACCGCGGTTCACAAGACGTTCACCGGCAAGCCGGGCACGCTCGCGCTCTTCGGCGATTCCATTACCGACACCAAAGCGTTCTGGGCGCCGCTGGCGTTTGCTCCGAAGGACGTCCCCGCGGACATCGCAAACTCGCTCGCGGTGGTGAAGAAGCACATGCTCGACGACTGCTGGGGCAAGTGGCGCGGCGGCGAGTACGGCAACGAGAGCGGCCAGACCGCGCAGTGGGCGGCCGACAACATCGATAAGTGGCTGAAGAAGCTCAACCCCGAGTGCGCCGTGATCCTGTTCGGCACCAACGACATCACCCGCTCCGACGAAAAGACCTACGACAAGCGGATGCGTCAGGTGGTCGAGAAGTGTCTGAAGAACGGGACCGTGGTGGTCCTCACCACGGTCCCGCCGCGGGCCGGTCAAGAGGAGAAGGCGAAGGCACTTGCGGAGGTGGCCCGCAAGATCGCGGCCGATCTCAAGGTGCCGCTGATCGACTTCCACGCCGAGATTCTCAAGCGCCGCCCCGCCGACTGGAACGGCGCGCTGCCGAAGTTCAAGGAGTTCGC from the Frigoriglobus tundricola genome contains:
- a CDS encoding SGNH/GDSL hydrolase family protein, translated to MRPFLFAPLVFVAFVAPVRADEPPAWVAPMTAVHKTFTGKPGTLALFGDSITDTKAFWAPLAFAPKDVPADIANSLAVVKKHMLDDCWGKWRGGEYGNESGQTAQWAADNIDKWLKKLNPECAVILFGTNDITRSDEKTYDKRMRQVVEKCLKNGTVVVLTTVPPRAGQEEKAKALAEVARKIAADLKVPLIDFHAEILKRRPADWNGALPKFKEFANDGYQVPTLIAGDGVHPSFPSKLSDYSAEALRSNGYQLRSVLTLHAYADVITRVLAAKAK